Part of the Candidatus Thermoplasmatota archaeon genome is shown below.
AAAAATGGGAGAAATTAGATAAGGAAATAAAAGAAACGGACAAAAAAATTGATGAAAAAGTATATGAATTATATGGATTAACAGAAGAAGAGATTAAAATTGTGGAGGAAAATTGATTCATGACCATAAAGAATCTAATAAAATCAAAAGAATCGCAAATCCTTGAATTCAAATCAAAGGTATCTGATAAAGATAATATCGGCAAAGATATTTGTGCATTTGCGAATACGAACGACGGAACGATTTTAGTGGGTATTTCAGATAGAGGGGAACTTTTTGGTGTAGTAAAGGATACTGCACATAGGGATATAATTGATTTACTTGATAAAGGGATTATCTTGAAAAGAGAATCAGGTAAGAATACCTATTATGTCCTATCGGACGAATATCGGACGAATATCGGACGAAAAGGTGATGCGGATGCTGGATAGAGTTAGAGATGATATTCAAAAACTATGGCAGGGTGAAATAGTGAGGAAAGTAAATAAGAAGAGTAAATATGCAGTAATGCATTGCGAGGGATAAAATGAAGGAAGGAAAAATATACAATGTGGCTGGGCCCGTTGTTAAGGCAAAGGAAATGAGAGGGGCAAAGATGTATGACCTGGTGAGAGTCGGAGAGGAGGGGCTTATTGGAGAAATCATTGAATTGAAAGAAGATACGGCAACAA
Proteins encoded:
- a CDS encoding putative DNA binding domain-containing protein, whose translation is MTIKNLIKSKESQILEFKSKVSDKDNIGKDICAFANTNDGTILVGISDRGELFGVVKDTAHRDIIDLLDKGIILKRESGKNTYYVLSDEYRTNIGRKGDADAG